A window of Candidatus Omnitrophota bacterium contains these coding sequences:
- a CDS encoding thiamine pyrophosphate-dependent enzyme, producing MFFKKRFESMASAKIFKRPKSLTDVPTHYCAGCGHGIVHRIIAEVVDELDIRERIIAVAPVGCAVLAYDYWNFDTTESAHGRCLAVATAIKRIMPDNIVFTYQGDGDLAAIGTAETIHAANRGENLTVVFVNNGVYAMTGGQMAPTTLIGQKTATTQNGRNAACDGNPLKVLEMLAVLDGVTYLERVSVESPQSVIKAKRAIKKAFDNQLAGRGFSMIEVLSMCPTYTGRSVEASLRWIKERMSKDYPLGVYKDRI from the coding sequence ATGTTTTTTAAAAAAAGGTTTGAATCTATGGCATCAGCCAAGATATTTAAAAGGCCAAAGAGCTTAACCGATGTTCCGACTCATTACTGCGCAGGCTGTGGACACGGTATAGTGCACAGGATCATTGCCGAAGTAGTAGATGAATTAGACATAAGAGAGAGGATAATAGCTGTTGCCCCTGTAGGATGTGCCGTGCTGGCATATGATTACTGGAATTTTGATACCACCGAATCAGCTCATGGCAGATGCCTTGCGGTGGCTACAGCCATAAAAAGGATCATGCCTGATAATATAGTGTTTACCTATCAGGGCGATGGAGACCTTGCCGCTATAGGAACGGCGGAAACAATACATGCTGCTAACAGGGGGGAAAATCTTACTGTTGTGTTTGTTAATAACGGCGTATACGCGATGACAGGCGGTCAAATGGCCCCTACCACTCTTATCGGCCAGAAGACTGCCACGACCCAAAACGGCAGAAATGCCGCCTGCGACGGCAACCCCCTAAAGGTGCTTGAGATGCTTGCCGTTCTTGACGGAGTCACGTACCTGGAAAGAGTTTCCGTGGAATCGCCTCAAAGCGTCATAAAGGCCAAACGCGCCATAAAAAAAGCATTTGACAATCAATTAGCGGGCCGGGGGTTTTCAATGATTGAGGTGCTTTCCATGTGCCCGACCTATACGGGCCGTTCTGTTGAGGCATCTTTACGATGGATTAAGGAACGCATGTCCAAGGATTATCCTTTGGGGGTTTATAAGGACAGGATTTAA
- a CDS encoding 2-oxoacid:acceptor oxidoreductase family protein: MREQIMCAGFGGQGVMILGKLIAYSAMNRCLNVTWMPSYGAEVRGGTAHCMVVVSDEEIASPVISCCTAAIIMNKPSLGKFIDMFKTRDKRPGLKNLLLLNSSLADEDVKRRDVEIIKIPVTEIAQQMGDARAANMIMLGAYNKKRAMLSRDDIVKGIKIAFAGNKDAIELNIKALDKGALLA; this comes from the coding sequence ATGAGAGAGCAGATTATGTGTGCCGGCTTTGGCGGACAAGGGGTAATGATATTAGGCAAGCTTATTGCTTACAGCGCGATGAACCGCTGTCTTAATGTCACGTGGATGCCCTCTTATGGCGCTGAAGTAAGAGGAGGGACAGCCCACTGCATGGTAGTTGTATCCGATGAAGAAATTGCCTCGCCTGTAATCAGCTGCTGCACGGCGGCAATTATAATGAACAAACCCTCTCTCGGCAAATTCATAGATATGTTTAAAACGCGCGATAAAAGACCGGGGTTGAAAAACCTGTTACTGCTGAATAGCTCTCTGGCGGATGAAGATGTGAAGAGGAGAGATGTTGAAATTATAAAAATACCCGTAACGGAGATCGCGCAACAGATGGGTGATGCGCGCGCGGCAAACATGATAATGCTTGGCGCTTATAATAAAAAAAGGGCCATGTTAAGCCGGGATGATATCGTAAAGGGCATTAAGATAGCTTTTGCCGGCAACAAGGATGCCATAGAGTTGAATATCAAGGCTTTAGACAAGGGGGCGTTATTGGCATGA